Part of the Montipora foliosa isolate CH-2021 chromosome 13, ASM3666993v2, whole genome shotgun sequence genome is shown below.
TTTCTACCGTACTCGTCCAAAGTCTCCGGTATACGCATCCAACCGTCCCAGCCTACCGTTGTCCACTATCTTAAAGTCTCTACCTGCTCCCTCACATCTGGGACAATCTGTTGCGGTCACGTGTTGCTAAATCACGTGACCGTTAACAGTTTACCGGTtcacaattcttgtttttcatttatatgtgaGCAAGCCTCCGAGAAGGACCGAGAAGGAGCCGAAAGCTCGTACGCTTCAACTTTCTATAAGTACTGTGTATAAGTTTTTAAAACGAGTTTAATAGTATGTATCTATTGACTTGAGgataaactatttacacagtgtgGTGTAGAGGCCAATCAAACTAGAGTTTGTAATAGATGCTATTTCGGCGATGTTATGACAGCTGAAAGCAACGTCTCAGTCGTTTTAGTTTCGGAAGGCATGACAACGACGCTTAAgggtcaaaacaagaatttcttATCGAAGGGTTTTCTGATTTCTTGATTCTCAACTTTTttcctcgttttttttttgttttttgtttttgttcgagtACTTTGAGACTTTTCTGGCTTAATTTTATCGTGGAAAGTATGGAAAGGCACTGTATATAGCATATGGATGTGTTTGTAGGCAAGGAGGTAGTTTTATATTAGGCAGCCAAGTCAACCCACGATGTCAGAAGAGAGACGGTTATTACAATACACACAGTGTATTTCGGAACTTCCTGGAACTTGATGTAGCAATAAAAAACTTGAACTCTTCAATTCGAAAACAGGAAATAAAAGTTTATGAACGTgtaaggggcactgtcatgcgaTGACATGCGCAGTATTTCTCACGATCACACGCAGAAATTTTAACAcacttttaattaaaaaattgtttaaaattttgctttttctgttcAAGTATAGACTTAATACGGCTTTCGAAAAGTGATCAAGGGATCAACTTTGAGTCCAAAGTTATGGCTGAGATATGCAAACTCTTGAACACTGAAAAAACCAGAACATCTCCCATCCACCCACAGTCAGATGGCCAGGTGGAGCGCTATAACTACATGTTAATCGAGATGCTCCGAGGTAAACTTCAAGAAAACCAAGAGGACTGGGACCTCCAACTTCAAACCTGTATGATGGCTTGTTGAAGTTTAGTCCATGAATCCACTGGTGAAACCCAAACGTGTTGATGCTAGGTAGGGAGATTGAGGTGCCTTTGGATGTGCTTATTAAGCCACCATCAGATTCGCCGCCTCTGACTACTGAATATGCCTTGGCTCTTTAGCAGTGACTATTAGTTGCCTACGAGTTGGCGCGCCGACAATTAGGCAAAGCAGCAGAGCGCCAGAAGCGAAATTATGACAAACGGGCGTCCAGTAAACCGTTCCGAGTGGGAGACAGCGTCTGGCTCCACAACCCAGGTTGGATTGTCCTTGGGAAGGACCTTACCTGGTGAAGTGGAGATGGAGTTTGTTGACAACGTTGTTTGATGCAAGAAAGCGTGATGGTGATCGGGGCTTGATCTTGAAGGTTCCACTTGTTAGAACGTGTCAATTAATTTGGTGTCGATAGTGGAACGAAAAGTGACTTAAAAGTGACTTAAAAGTGACTTAAATTCATTCTCGAGCTTGACTCAAACGTGTTTtgaccttgaaagaaaatttgttgaaCGTGATGACTTCATTTTGTTGACCTTGCCTCAAATTATGTGTTGAACTTGAGAGAAAATTCGTTGAAAGTGACTTGATTTTGTTTAGCTTGATTGAAATTTCCCTTGAGCTTGATAGGAAACTTGTTGAATGTGAAGGCAATTTTGGTTcttgaattttgcaccatttggCTTTCCATACCTATCTTATGTAAACAATTCACGTACATGGCTTATAATACACTACTGTAAGAATGTTTGTTTCACGCAATGTTATTGAATGACAAGTAATCCTTGACAACTTACTGTGTATCAGCTATGGGAAGACGAGTTTTACATACTATAAACATATGAGAGTGTTCACACTCTCATACAGACAGATATTTGATAGTTTATACcaaatacaatcttggacaaaattgttgagaaaactctgcttttggactaatCTCAGAAcacaagtatgaaaaagaagctctctttttgccccccccccccccccccgatcaATGTTGCTTCCTTTGTCTGAGCAATCTATCATTAGACAACTTAATGTAACAGATACATGCATTGTGGCATGAGAGAAAGAGGCGGATTACTGCATCTAAGGTTTATGAGGTCAATCAGTGGAAAATTGTGGGATGAGGTACCCCAGTGTGTTAGGGCTTTACCTACGAAAGCTTACAAAAGACAAATTGAAtcctttttaaaatattgataagcgaaaatgactatattgaaACGTCTGCAATTGTAAAGAAAGTAGGATTAGACAAATTGCCACTGTTTTTTTCCCCTATGTACTGTTATCTGCTGTTGTTCATATATTCTGTTCCTTCCTTCGTTTGTTTATCTATTCTTTCACTTGTATCGTTCTTCCGGTTGACGCCCCAGGTCATTCCCGAAAAAAACATACCCAAACATATCGAGTTTCGTTCGGGTATTTTGACAAGTACTTTTCGCAACCCAAAAATCACGCCCGAAAAGCGCCCCGTACACTTTAAAGGCCCGGAAAAACTTTCGGGTCTTTTGAGAGACGCACGCTGGGTCACCATCAAGTATTACTCTCTCTCAAGGATCTCTTTATCTCCACTTCCATTGATATGGATCTGAGGCACATACTTTGACTGTAGATCTTCTAAAATTAAGGCccatttttgctgttttgtttaGATTACAAAAATGCAAACCAAGAGAACACTTGGTTTGGAAAGGAATGAGATACATTATGTTAAATAGTAATTTTATGGTATTATGTACACGCTGAGGCTGCCGTCCGGTTCTCTTGAAACTGGTGTTTCAAGGAAAGTGAGTTTGTAGTCGTTCTCTGTCTCGTTCTGCTGGTTGTTCAGATGCTGTAAGAAGCTATCAACGTTTCCGCGATCCAGGATAGTGAgtgtcgtcaacgtagcgtttcCAGATCCTAGGTTTGTAGGCCGAAGTACTTACTGCCTGTTGTTCGAAACTCTCCATGTATAGGTTAGCAATAACAGCGGAGACCGGGCTTTCCATGGCTGCTCCTTCGAATTGTTCGTAAATTGATCCGTTATACTGGAAGTAAGTGGATCTCAATACGAAATTCAGGAGGTCAACGATCTGAACAGGAGCAAGGCTGGGGTCGTCTTCTAGTTTCTGTAGCGCGGTTTGAACAGCGACgtacacacgcagggtcaaagaggcgattcacataagacttcaccctaacaacatcaacagggatagtggaatagaatTCCGGAAGCATAGATacccacgatcaagaaacacaacaacaggcGAACCGTACGACAGCGGACCGCCGTAGGAACAATACACCGAAACAGCggaggatcgaaatgcaccaatcacagcggagcatcctgcttaaaaggtgacaCGTAACCAGTTGACCTCATTGCCTGAttaagactagcagtatgcagtcgaaacgtcgcgatctatatcacaagtgaccacatcgtgagacaaactagaatattttattattattgtacttcaccacgatgaaaaacaacaaccttttttacgacaataACTGTGTTATGTAAACTCAGCTAAgtcatcacacgaattttgactggttatgtgttgtcagaaacgcgttttgattggccggTAGGAAATATAAGCGTGAATTAagaaaaactgtttgaatcaaGAGGttaaaaacagcattttccttcatttgtcgaattatttttcagaaatattttataaaagcagtagaggactttttccgtgtttacataacCTCATCTAAatactcgggggagttgggagaattctcgacagttatgcaaacactggactgcgtctcgggtttgcgtaactgtctcgaattctacgaaatccccctcgtgtttagatgaagcTTTGTacacacggaaaaagtcctctattgcttcaATATATTACGAGGCTTAACACGATTATGAGAATGATTATACTGACATGGCCATCTTTACCTTGAGAGACAGAAAGACAGACAGTTAAATCACAATCACCAAATACCTTGAAGCCCAAGGCTCAACGGCGTATTCACAAAGGatgcaaataataaaaaaagatatataaaaCTAAGTCAAGGATGATGAAAATTCTTCTTGGCAAATTGATCAAACACTCTCTTTGTAAAAGACTTGCAATTGTCATTTATCCAGTCGTAATGCTTGTTCAATTCGTCTGTCTGGTAGAGAAACGTTATCAACTCCTTCATTGAATAGCGCCCTCGATCATAACTCATCTGCATTACTGGAGTATGTCTGGGAGTCTGATTCAGAAAATCTTTAACAGACGACAAACATTTGGCCCTTTGAATAAGAATGTGCTTGCTATTTTTCTCGATAGACCACCACCAATTCTTGGTTTCCACCACAACAAATTGATGGTTAAATAAATATTGAGTCAATTGCCACCGCCAAAGAGGGCACTGAAAAACCCAGATCTGCTCAATCGTTTCGCTGTCATCAATCAAGTGCGTCATACTATCTATTAGTGAGTCATCCTCAATTTTGTATATGTTACCAAATGTTTCATCAGCGTGAGGGTCAAACTGTACTTGATTTCGCCAATTCCCACCATGTTTTCCTGCGAGTTTACCACTGCCACTGGAAGACATTTCAACTTCTGAAAGATAATGAATGATCGGATTTCAAATCACCGCATCCACGGTAGGAGCTTGTTATATTCAACCACATAAGTCGGTCATTCATCATTAGGCTCTAAGTTAAACGCCGCGACGAGATTTCGTGATGCACCTAATGGTATTTCCATGAGCCCTGATGGGGGAAATACGGGTCTTTCTTTGAGACTTGGATGACTACCCAAAGTGCTCGTTAAATTGAAGGGAAAAATAACTACTggaaacaaaacaagttgtttaaaaaaatcagattttgtgattttatcTTGGGAGTCACGACGGAGTCTCTCTCATTTTTATGTACGAAACGATTCAAATTTTAGCCAAAGAGAATAACGTACATGACGTTTCAGTGGAGAGCGAAAAATTTTAGTCAACAACAACCAAAATAGGATTGTTCTCACTCATCACTCGGCGAAAGTCTCTTTCTCATGCATGGTGTGACAATGGTGAGAGCGAGATGAATTGTGGCAATTGCTCATCATAGTCCAATGAAATGAAACGTGGCGAATATGGAGCAACTCATAGATGGATTTTTTCGAATAACAAAGCTGAAGATTGTTAACAAATATAAATCGGATTAAAATCTCGATTTCCATCGAGAAAACTTTATTTCTCTGTCTCATGAGGTTAATTATTCTTGAGTAAAGTTTTGCGGAAGTTGGGCGCCGAGATATCAGTCCCAATATTAAGgttgcgttcgattgaccgtattccggaataggaatacatggaacagaagttggaaatccttcgtttttacggagattaacattaaaattgtcaaacatctgctaaaatgctacttTAAAGAAATCTTCATTATtcatgttgcttcaaaacgcaaGACATTCCGTTTTAAATcatccacgtattcttattccggaataggatcaATGGAACGTAAATACGAGTGAACATTGGATTTTCTTTTAACTTCTCCTGATCTTCCCTGAAGTAACTCGAAATATGCAACAAAACAACAAGGCCCAATATTCCTGACAGAAAACCCTGTCCAAAATCACTCAAAACTAGCGTAATCTTAAACATCACGAGTCAATCGTGGGATTAGAAAGCACAGTCTTTTAGCGAAGACATACCTCATGCAAAGCAACGAGTGCAATGATATTCCTCCCGCCGAGTACGTGAATTCAGAAAGGCCTCAGCTTGTGCTCACAATTTAATGGATACGAtgtttttttcctgcaatttttttactcggaataccacaAAGTTCAATGGCATCCGAGTCACGATGCACAATCCGATTGCATTTCGCGTGCTTTAAGCAAATCGCTTGACCCTGTCGGGCAATACTTTTAACCCCCCTCTAAGAATTATTTTGATGTCACGTCATTTCTACCCGCTATGGTGTACTAAAGTTCCTTGGAGTGCAGAATTCGGATAAAATTCAGATTTATACTTTACATTAGAGAAACTGAAGCTATCGGATGCGATGTCAAGGCTTCAGCTAGGGGATAAATAggagaagttttttttttaattttttttttttatcgcacGTGTGCAATCTTTTGCTCACTTACTTGGAAAACTATTGGAATCCGAAGTGATGGATGATAACTGGAGGAAACTAAAACTGCAGGGAAATTCATTTCAGTTCTTGGGATGATGGTCTACCTGTTCAGTTATTCTTATCGTGCATCGTTAATACTAGGCTccatttccgccgctcactcgagttcgggtatcctccccgagaagagacggctggacgcgtgagcgatagattgtgtctgtgacgtaaattcaaaatataatttatgcgaagtcaatagttgcggggaaataacattagacatcccaaaaacactgaaattacataacaatgcttaaaacgtctgtgcgaagtttccagatgatacgagcttgagtttgtggttaaatgatgagaatgatcaatgtgagtttgaattctaCCGGCGAATCATCAAAAAAATCTTCGGCGGCTTCAGCTCTcggtcgacctcatcggccccctcgttttaccaccaataaactcagcagtactttcaattgatcttgaggaattttacttgctcttacattagcgaagtatgaggagaaaattgcaatagaaatggatttgaaagccgtattttgaccttggcgccaactggaaaatcagtgaagtttgcgaactcaggccGTAGAAAACGTCACagttcccattctccagcttctcgaacacttttcgttgtcgcaatcttcgatgtttcctaccttaaaaccactgtaaacctcgaacaggccgggtcaaagaatacctttgcagccaaaacatataatttatgccagacggatttgtgcaggcgagtttctgattggcggagattaacaatggctcacctcacgcgtccagccgagatttcgggagtgagcgctggctcatttcccgaaacagcggctggtaatcgagcctacgtTAATACTTTATTCGAGAGCACATAATTTGAGTTTGGTGGCTCGCCTTGTATCCGAGTCCAGGTGGCTTGTTTGCGTTCTTCCAATGtccaaaaaaaatgtaaatgcttttttTTAGTGTGGAAGTGCATTTTGCTATCAAGCTGGTTCACAGGCACTCCACTTTTaacaatctgaaagaaacatttcgaacttaacagaaacatgattaagaaacccaactggcaggaggcaacgaGTTGGCTTTTTACTAAGGggggtagagttgaatccgggacaaccggaaacaaatccaaagcagaggttagaacgggatttgaacccggggcaactgcatgcaaacccaacgcttTAACCACTGGAGTACACTGGACCagcacttgaccacgctgcctACGccccttttctttttctttttttttttgtttttgtggtagtACACTGTAAGttcactacacactatgtcactgGGTTGTAAGAGTGTGTGACTGTAAAAATGTCCTTGCTGCCAATAGGCCCCCAGCGCGTGCAAATTAGccccaaaattggcaagaatttgtgacgctgatgaataacagggcagctgctatttccaaaacgatggtgATAAATagcctcgtctaggagagtgaatttttgacttcgcggaaacaatggtcaacctcaagagttggacgattgtgatttttttgttgaattcgcacatttcttttcaagctttataacacttgaacgaaaaaacaaacccaaactaacaaaaacaaaaatctggtgtcttgccatcatcttggcatgtatcctttgtttcgcgacaTGGCTGCGTGAGTACTGGCTTTCTTCATCTTTATGTTGACCTGGAACTCATTTATTACTCATTGAAGCATGCCGGATCAAGGTTTAAGTGCAAAAGAAGTACGAAGAATTTGGAATGATGAATTTCTACCAAGTATAAGACGTGAAATTAAAACCGAGATACTTGAACTCAAATCGAGCATCAAAGCACTAACTGAGAGATGTAACGAGTTGGAGAAGTCTCAAGATTTTGTCTCCAAGAAATATGACACTGCCATAGCTGCTCTCCAAAGTGTTAAAAGCGAAATATCTAACCTCGATAAAAAACATACAACGATTGTAAATTCGCTTGAGGAGAAACTCGGAGAGCTGGCGGGGACAATCGACAGACAAGATCAGTCATTGTGTCGGGTCGAGAGCGCTCTTGATGAGACTCAACAGTATCTGAGGAGAGAGTGTTTAGAAATCAACGGCGTACCGATCTCATCGTATGAAAACCCCAATCAACTTGTGAAAGAAGTTGGCTTGCTCGCTGGTGTTGAAATTGATGATCGCCATATTGCCGCCGCGCATAAACTCCCAGACTCAAAGAATGTAAAAAATCGTCTCATTGTGAAATTTATTCAGAGAGATAAGAGGGAAGAACTGTACAAGCATCGGAAGAACCTGGTAGGAAAAAGCATCAGCCACCTGCCCTCAGTTGAAGATGGGAATGGCAAGATCTTTATTAATGAATCCTTGACTAGTTATCGCAAGAGGCTCTTTGGTCGCATAAGGGAGTAcaagagaaataacaatttgaaATACCTGTGGACAAGCAACGGTAAAATTATGCTGAAAGTGAATGATACGTCCCCCACACAAGCCTTTGTGACACACGAACAATTTGAGGATTATCTCGACCAGATAAGCAATCATTGAATTACTACTAttctaaatttaattttttgttttgatttgttaatATTTGTGTATGTCATTGGATAAGCTTGCCGCCATGAATTCACTGCAGGTACTTCCCTTTTATGATCTTGATGACAGAGAATTTAGCTTTGTGATTGGTAATTGGACTGGACAATTTGATGAATTAATGAAATCTGATCTTTATAACATTCTACCAAATCCTGATAAAAATGATGAAGCTGACCCAGATTCTATATTTAACAATCCACAGTCTGAGTACTATAGTGTGTCAAAACTAAATCATTTATCTCATACCACCCAGGGTAAAggtat
Proteins encoded:
- the LOC137981565 gene encoding uncharacterized protein gives rise to the protein MPDQGLSAKEVRRIWNDEFLPSIRREIKTEILELKSSIKALTERCNELEKSQDFVSKKYDTAIAALQSVKSEISNLDKKHTTIVNSLEEKLGELAGTIDRQDQSLCRVESALDETQQYLRRECLEINGVPISSYENPNQLVKEVGLLAGVEIDDRHIAAAHKLPDSKNVKNRLIVKFIQRDKREELYKHRKNLVGKSISHLPSVEDGNGKIFINESLTSYRKRLFGRIREYKRNNNLKYLWTSNGKIMLKVNDTSPTQAFVTHEQFEDYLDQISNH